The genomic window ATCACCACGGCCAGCGGCTGTTCATTCAAGCGGATCTCCAGCGGCTCTTCGACCGCGAGCAAGTCGCTTGTCGCATGCAGCGTCCCGCGGCTGAGACGATGAACCGAAAATGCTTTGATGGCTTCTGTCATGATGGATGCCGCTCAACTCTGTGCCGGCGTCGCGCGATACTCGTGGCGGACCGGCAAAGGCGGTGACACCAGCCGCAACAACGCCTGCAGCACTTGTTCCGGTCCGACATTGGCGCATTCTCCGCTGTGACCGCGCAGCGCGATGAACTTCTCGCCTTTCGGTTTCCAAAAGGTGGGATCGGTCGGCCCGAAGATCGCCACCAGCGGCACACCCACCGCCGCGCCGGCGTGCATGACACCGGTGTCGTTGCACACGTAGCCGTCGGCAGCCGCGAGCAGCGCAGCCAACTGCCGCAGCGCGACATTTGTCACCACGGTCGGCGAAAACGAAAGCTGGCGCAGGAAGGCCGCGCCCAATTCGGTTTCCTGCGGCCCCCAGGCGGCCAGCACCCGCACGCGATATTCACGATGCAGCGCATTGGCCAGGGCCGCAAAATTCTCCGGCGGCCAGCGGTTGTCGCGCTTGCCGGCGCCGAGATGCAGCGCCACCACGCGGTCAGTTGGAGAAATCTCGTGCTGCGCCAGGAAGTCGGCTGCGGAGGCGCGATCCGCCGGCGTGAGCGTCATCACTTCGCTGTGATCGGCGGTGTCGATGCCGAGCATCCGCACGATATCGAGATTGCGATCGGTTTGATGGCGCTGCTCGCCGGCCGAGGGCGCGCTGAGATGGTAGAAAAAGTTGCGGGAACAGCCGGGAAACACGCGCTCCTCGCTGCCCAGGCAGTAGCGCGCGCGGCTGAGGCGGGCCATCACATCGCTGGTGAGCGAATGGGAAACTGTGTTCAAGACGATCGCCAGATCCCACCCTTGCCGAAGCTGGCGCCAGAGCCGCCAGAAGCGGGCCGGGGTCCAATTCCATCCGTGTTCTTCGAACACCAGCACTTCATCGAGATATTGATTGTGGCGGGCGACTTCGGCGGTGTAGCGGCGCACCAGCGCGCCGAGATGCGCCTGCGGAAAATGTTCGCGCAGCGCGCGCAACACCGGCGTCGCCAGCAAAAAATCGCCGAGATAATCGTGTTGCCGAATCACCAGGATGCGGCGAATTGCGGCAAGCTCAACCCGGGATGGTGCCAGCGCCTCGACTGCCAGCCACTTTTCCAGCAACGCCAGGCCACGGCGTTTGAAGAATTGTTCGAAGCGATTCCACCAATGCACGAATGGATTCTCCCAGATACCTTTCAGTGACGTCAAGTTATCTCAGGTGCCGGCCTGATAAACGTTGGCAGTGAAATCTTCTGGTCAACAGCAAAACATTTCCAGCCGATAGACACGCCCCCAACTGGTCAAAAGCCATTTCATGACCGCGTTTTGCGCTGCGCTTCCCGCGCAAACAGCTCTTCCAGCTTTTGCAGCATGGCGGCGTGCGTGAACTTCTCGGCCACGCGCTGCTGCGCTGCTGCGCCCAAAGCGCGGCGCCGGCCCTCATTCTGCAATAATTCGCAGGCACGTGCGGCCAGCGCCTCCGCCTCGCCCGGCGGAATGAGAAAACCGGTGCGGCCGTGCTCGACAATCTCGGGCATGCTGCTGAGGTTGGTGGTGATCACCGGCTTGCCCGCGGCCATGGCTTCGATCAACACCAAGCCGAAGCCCTCCCAAAACGAGGGCAGCGCCAGCACATCAATCGCCGCCATCACCGCCGGAATGTCGTCAACGAATCCAGCCAAGTGCAGATGATTTTGCCAGCCCTGCTGCTGAATTTGATTCTCGATCATTGCGCGCAGCGGGCCTTCACCAACCAGCACCAGCCGCGCCGCGGGCACCTGCGGCAGGATCTTCGCGAACGCCGCGAGCAACACGGCAATGCCCTTGCGTTCATCCAACTGCCCGACGAAGCCGAGCACGGGCGCGCCGGCGGGGAGGTTCCATTTTTGCCGCAGCTCGGTGCCGTCGGCCGCGGCAAATTCCGCGGGATCGATGCCGTTGTAAATCACACTGATGCGATCCGCCGCCAGCCAGGGCGCATTGTGCAAGAGTGCGGCTTTGGTGGCTTGTGAATTCGCGAGCAGATGGGTGGCCAGCACGTTGTAGGCGAAGCGATAGCGCCAGCGATTCTTGAGCGGATAGTCGATGCCGCGCCGCGGAATGATCGCGGGCACGCCGGTGAGCCGCGCGGCCAATCCGCCCAGACGCAGCTCCTTGTCCATGTTGGTCAGCACCACGTCGCAGTGGTGCCGTTTCATCCAGCGCGCCAATTGCCAGATCTGCAGCGGATCGAAGTCACTGCGGAATGACAGCAGCTTGAGCGGAATCCCCTGTTCCGCGGCGCGCGCCGCCAGCGCGGTGGCGGGCCGGCAACACAGCCACACGTGATGGCCGCGAGCCTGCAGGGCTTGCAGCGTGCGCAGCATCCACACTTCGCCGCCGCCAAACATGCGAATGCTATTGATGAACAGGATGCGCATGCCGCTGCTCGTGCAGGAGATCGTGAACATGCCGGACGACTTGTTCCGCGCCATGATGGGCCACCGCCCACGCGCGGCCGCGGCGGCCGAGACGCACGCGCTCCCCGGGGTGCCGGCAAAGCCAGCGCAATTTGTCAAGGAGGTTCTGCGCCGTAATTTCGACGAAGCCATGATCGGGATAGCGCGCGCTGAATCCCGGCATCAAACTGGTGCAGGTGCTGAGGCCGAGCGCCAGCGCTTCGATCGCATTGACGCCATAGCCCAGCTCACCGAGATTGTCGATGAAAATGTCGCATTCCGCCTTGCGCCGCATGGCTTCGGCATGCGGCACGCCCTCGATCAACTCCAGGCGAAGGGGAAATTCATGGGCCAGGCTTTGCACGGCGGCGATGATCAACTCGCTGCCTTTGGCGCGGCGATTGGTGGGCGCATGGCCGATGACCAGCGGGCCGGATGGTTTCACCGGCCGCATGGGATAAGGCTCGAACTCGAATGGAAAGAAGATATGATGGAGGCCGGGATCGAGCAGGAGATGGTCGAATTCCAGCGTCAGCCGGAGATCGGCCTGGCGGTCAACCGCCGGCACCAGGCCGCGCGTGCGCAGATCCGATCCGGTGTAGAGGCAAATGATGGTTTTGCCGCGTCGTTTGAGTTCCTGCACCAGCCGGCCGTCGCGATAGAACTCCACGCCGCCGTCGAGTTGATAGAGATCGAAATTCCAGAAATCAACCGCTGCCAGCGCGCGCCGGATTTTCGGCGTCCACAGCCATTCGCGCCACTGCACCAGCCATTTTTCCGGCCGCGTGTGCGGCTGCCACACCGGCGGGCTCGGGTGCGTCGCGGCGCGGGTGTTGGTCACCTGCAGGCGGCCGGGAGCGGAGAACAGCCTCTTGGCCCAACGCAAACCGGCAAAATCCAACAACGGCAGCTCCAGGCAAATGTCTTCTTCATAGCCGCGCGGATCGCGGCCGAGCGTGATCAACCGGCTGTGCCAGCCCAGCCGGCGTTCGGCGCGCACGCACGTGATCGGAACGCCCGAAGTATTGAACGGCGCGAGATGAAGGATACGGCGGAAGGAAGGCATGGCCTCTGCAAGCTTGATCACACGTTGTCGAGTTCAATGCGCATTGAAATCTAGACAACATCATGCCAAATGCCAGAGAAAAATCGCCCGGCCCGGAATGCCTCAGGTCGTGGGGGCAACTAATGTCATGCTGTAGGCCTTTTCCCTGGCGCTCGAATGGTTCGCCGATTGCAGATGCGATGCTCTGCTGGGGATGATTCAGCCTGTGTGAAAACGCACTCTTCACAACCTATTGCAAACGTGCAGCGGTTTTCAATTGGATGAGCAGGTTTGTAGTCCCGGCCCCTTGTGGGCGGCTCTCAAAGCCAACAAATTCGCGGTTGCCACAGTGCCCCACGAGGGGGCAAGACTTCGATTCCTGCGCACGCATTTGAAAAACCCTATGGCTGCAATATCTGGCCGGCTGATTTTGCATTTTCCTGCAGGCTGATTCCTGCAGAATGACGGGCAACGAGGTTCACTGCATCCGTCCAGAAAATGCGGTAGAATTTGACTGCGGCAATTGCCGCGCTCCGAAGAATTCTAGTCCAATTCCAGATACAGTGTATCCCGCAAAATGCCCTGCGCGCCGAGACTTTCCTTGAAGCTTGCCAGCCCCCAATTCGGTTGGGAATTCAACGTGAACGTGCCGAAATCGAGAGCTTGCAGGCCTTGCGCGCGACACCAGCGCAACACTTCGAACATCAGCAATTCGAAGCCGTGATATTGCCGAAATCCCTCGCGCTGGCTGAGATAGTAGAAGGCGAGCGCCGCGCGGCGATTGCACCGGAAGAGCAGCGTGCCGGCCAGCATCTCTGCGCCGAGCAGGGCGGTGAAGAGGCGGAGGTCATCGGGCAGCAGCATGCGCAGCCGCTGCAGATCTTCCAGCGAATGGGTAGGCTCGACCTGATGGCGCGCCAGCATGTGGCTGCGCAAGTGGGCGTGAAAGGCGGCAAAATCCTCACTCTCCTGCACCGTCACGCCGCGCTTTTGCGCCCGCCGCACGGCACGGCCGAATTCGCGCGGCAATTGCTCCGGCGACAGATCGGTCGGAATGATGCTGGTGACTTCCCGCTTGCGATAGCGGAAGCCGTGCTGCCACAGCACATAGTCGAGATGGTTGTTGGGATGGTTGAAATAGGCTTGCGGCGGCAGGGTGATTTCGACACCGGCCAGGCCCTGCGCGCGGCAGTGGGCCAGCAGCAGCGTCACGATGCGGTCGACCTCTTGCACGGCGAGGGAGGCTGGGGTGACCAAGCCGCCAAACGAGGCGCCGGGATGCGAGCGCAGCACGATCCGGCCGGCGTGGCTGCTTTGCGCGGCCGGCAACACGGCGCACAGCCCGCCCTTTTTGAAGAAGAGCAGCGAGGCGTCGACAAAACGGCCGGCAGGGTGATACGCAAAAAAGGCACGCGTGTGAAACAGCGTGCCTTGATTGGATTGCCAGACGAATTCATCCCAAAGCTGCCGGTGGCTTTCGTCATAGCGAACGAGCGTGAGGGTTGTCGGGCCGGCCGCTGTTGGCGGAGGCAGTTCGCTCATTGGCGTTTGCCCATCAGGGTGACGAGGATGGCTTTCTGAATGTGCAGCCGGTTTTCCGCCTGGTCGAAAATAATCGCAGCCGGACTTTCCATGACTTCGTGGGTCACTTCCTCCCCGCGATGCGCCGGCAGGCAGTGCATGAATTTCGCGCCCGGCTTGGCGGCCGCCATGAGCCGGCTGTCAATGACATAGTTTTTGAACAAGCGGCGCCGCTGCTCGGCTTCGGCCTCCTGCCCCATGCTCGCCCACACATCGGTGTAGAGAATGTCGGCGCCGGCCGCGGCGGCGGCGGGGTCGCGCACGATCTCGATGCGGCCCACGTTGGCGGCGCGTGCGCGCGCGACGATCGCGGTATCCGGCTCATAGCCCTCCGGGCAGGCAATGCGAAACGTCAGCGGAATCTTGCAGGCCATGTTGATCCAGGAATTGGCGACGTTGTTGCCGTCGCCGATATAGGCCACCACGAGATCATCGAAATGGCCGCGCTGTTCGAGAATCGTCAGCATGTCGCCCAGAATCTGGCAGGGATGCAGCAGATCGGTGAGGCCGTTGATCACCGGCACGCTGGCGTATTGCGCCAGCTCGAGGAGATGCGCATGATCGAACAGCCGCGCCATCAGGCCGTCCACGTAGCGCGACAG from bacterium includes these protein-coding regions:
- a CDS encoding glycosyltransferase family 9 protein, translated to MTSLKGIWENPFVHWWNRFEQFFKRRGLALLEKWLAVEALAPSRVELAAIRRILVIRQHDYLGDFLLATPVLRALREHFPQAHLGALVRRYTAEVARHNQYLDEVLVFEEHGWNWTPARFWRLWRQLRQGWDLAIVLNTVSHSLTSDVMARLSRARYCLGSEERVFPGCSRNFFYHLSAPSAGEQRHQTDRNLDIVRMLGIDTADHSEVMTLTPADRASAADFLAQHEISPTDRVVALHLGAGKRDNRWPPENFAALANALHREYRVRVLAAWGPQETELGAAFLRQLSFSPTVVTNVALRQLAALLAAADGYVCNDTGVMHAGAAVGVPLVAIFGPTDPTFWKPKGEKFIALRGHSGECANVGPEQVLQALLRLVSPPLPVRHEYRATPAQS
- a CDS encoding glycosyltransferase, whose product is MARNKSSGMFTISCTSSGMRILFINSIRMFGGGEVWMLRTLQALQARGHHVWLCCRPATALAARAAEQGIPLKLLSFRSDFDPLQIWQLARWMKRHHCDVVLTNMDKELRLGGLAARLTGVPAIIPRRGIDYPLKNRWRYRFAYNVLATHLLANSQATKAALLHNAPWLAADRISVIYNGIDPAEFAAADGTELRQKWNLPAGAPVLGFVGQLDERKGIAVLLAAFAKILPQVPAARLVLVGEGPLRAMIENQIQQQGWQNHLHLAGFVDDIPAVMAAIDVLALPSFWEGFGLVLIEAMAAGKPVITTNLSSMPEIVEHGRTGFLIPPGEAEALAARACELLQNEGRRRALGAAAQQRVAEKFTHAAMLQKLEELFAREAQRKTRS
- a CDS encoding GNAT family N-acetyltransferase; the protein is MSELPPPTAAGPTTLTLVRYDESHRQLWDEFVWQSNQGTLFHTRAFFAYHPAGRFVDASLLFFKKGGLCAVLPAAQSSHAGRIVLRSHPGASFGGLVTPASLAVQEVDRIVTLLLAHCRAQGLAGVEITLPPQAYFNHPNNHLDYVLWQHGFRYRKREVTSIIPTDLSPEQLPREFGRAVRRAQKRGVTVQESEDFAAFHAHLRSHMLARHQVEPTHSLEDLQRLRMLLPDDLRLFTALLGAEMLAGTLLFRCNRRAALAFYYLSQREGFRQYHGFELLMFEVLRWCRAQGLQALDFGTFTLNSQPNWGLASFKESLGAQGILRDTLYLELD
- the argF gene encoding ornithine carbamoyltransferase is translated as MKRDFLSIADWSTEDIWSLFTLARELKAKQKAGVPHAYLAGQTLGLLFMKPSTRTRVSFEVGMFQLGGHALYLSPAEIGLGQREAVADVARVLSRYVDGLMARLFDHAHLLELAQYASVPVINGLTDLLHPCQILGDMLTILEQRGHFDDLVVAYIGDGNNVANSWINMACKIPLTFRIACPEGYEPDTAIVARARAANVGRIEIVRDPAAAAAGADILYTDVWASMGQEAEAEQRRRLFKNYVIDSRLMAAAKPGAKFMHCLPAHRGEEVTHEVMESPAAIIFDQAENRLHIQKAILVTLMGKRQ